Below is a window of Staphylococcus succinus DNA.
ATATCTATAATACGCTCCAATTGATCAATACCTTGTATATCATCACAGTCTCCGGGTTTAACCTTAGATTTATTAATCTCTTTTGCTAATGATTTATATAACACTTCATTTACTAGCGTACTCTTACCAGATCCTGAAACACCTGTGACAACAGTCATTGTAGATAACGGAAAATCAACGTCGATTTCTTTTAGATTATTACTACGTGCACCTTTAACACTTATCTTTCTATCTGTAATTTCACGACGTACTTCAGGCACTTCTATACGTTTTTTACCACTTAAATATTGACCAGTTAAGGATTTTTTACTATTCATTACCTGCTTTGGAGTGCCACTAGCAACAATTTCTCCACCATGCTCTCCTGCACCTGGTCCAACATCTACTAAGTAATCTGCCGCCCGCATAGTATCATCATCATGTTCGACAACTATAAGTGTATTTCCAAGATCACGCATTTCTTTCAAAGTATCGATAAGTCGGTCATTATCACGTTGGTGTAACCCAATTGATGGTTCATCTAAGACATAGAGTACACCTGAAAGTCTTGATCCAATTTGAGTAGCCAAACGAATACGTTGTGCTTCTCCACCAGATAAAGAACCTGACGCACGATTAAGCGTTAAGTATTCTAAACCAACATTATATAAAAACTCAAGACGTGAAATGATTTCCTTTAATATTTGATCTGCAATTTTTTGATCTTGGTCTGACAATTCAATATGTCGATAATGATATAACGCTGTTTTGATTGAATTTTCAACAATTTCACCTATATTTTTCCCAGCGACATAAACAGATAACGCCTCAGGACTCAAACGTTTACCATGACATGTCTCACAAGGTAGTTCCGTCATGTACTTGCTCATCATTTCTCTCACGAGTTCTGAGGGAGATTCATGGTAACGTCGATTAATATTATTGATAACACCTTCAAATTCCATAGTACGTTTACGTGTTGTACCGTTTCGCTGTTTAAAGACAAATTCAATTTCTTTGCCGTTTGAACCATTAAGGATAATATCTTTTTGTCTAGCTGTTAATGTTTTAAATGGTTTATCCATGTTAATTTTGTATACTTCACATACACGATTTAACAGTGTTGGATAAAAATCAGAACTCGTTGGTTCCCATGCTACAATAGCACCTTCGTTTAATGTTTTATTTTTATCAGGTACGATTAAATCTAAGTCTACTTTTAATTTTTGACCTAAACCATCACAAGTTGGACATGCTCCAAATGGACTGTTAAAACTGAACATTCGTGGCTCTAATTCTCCAATTGAAAATCCACATATTGGACATGCATGATTCTCAGAGAACTTTAATTCATCGCCGTCAATGATATCTACAATTAAACTACCTTCTGAAAGATTCAAGCCAGTCTCAATAGAATCAGCAAGACGCGCTTCTATGCCTTCTTTGACCACAAGTCTATCAATAACAACTTCAATTGTATGATTTTTATTTTTGTCTAATTCAGGTACTTCATTTACATCTGTAATCTCACCATCTACACGTACGCGTACATAACCTTTTTTGCTGATATCATCGATAAGTTTTTCTTGTGATCCTTTTCTATGTGAAACCACAGGCGCTAATAGTTGAATCTTAGAACGTTCTTCAAGCTGCATGACGCGATCTACCATTTGCTGAACGGTTTGGGATTCTATTTCAATACCATGATTGGGGCAGAATGGCTTTCCAACACGAGCATAAAGCAGACGAATATAATCATATATTTCAGTAACTGTCGCTACGGTTGATCTTGGGTTCTTACTTGTCGTCTTTTGATCGATAGATATTGCTGGAGATAAACCTTCTATAGTGTCCACATCAGGTTTATCCATTTGACCTAAAAACTGTCGTGCATAAGCACTCAAAGATTCTACATATCTGCGTTGTCCTTCCGCATATATCGTATCGAAGGCGAGTGAGGATTTGCCCGACCCTGATAGACCTGTCATAACAATGAGTTTATCCTTTGGTATTTCAATATCTACATCTTTTAAATTGTGGGCGCGTGCCCCTTTTACTACAATGGATGGTTGTTTCATATTTGTCACCCTTCTGCTTTTAATTCAAATAACATATCTCTAAGTTCTGTAGCTTTTTCGAAATCTAAATCTTTAGCTGCTTGCTTCATTTCTTTTTCTATATTGGCAATCGTTTTTTGTCGTTCTTTTTTCGTCATTTTCTTAGGTACTTCAGTTTGTTGTTGTTCATTTGTTTCATCATTATCAACTGTAGCACTAATGACATCGTGTATTTTTTTATTGATTGTAGTTGGCGTAATGTTATGTTTTTCATTATATGCTTGTTGAATCGAACGACGTCGCTCTGTTTCATCCATAGCGAAGCGCATAGAGTCAGTAACCTTATCTCCATACATAATAACTTCTCCACCACTATTACGCGCTGCACGTCCTATGGTTTGTACGAGTGACCGTTCTGAACGTAAGAAACCTTCTTTGTCTGCGTCGAGAATAACTACAAGCGAAACTTCAGGAATATCGATACCTTCACGTAATAAATTAATCCCTACGATGACATCGTAGGTGCCCATACGCAAATCCCGAATGATTTCAATACGTTCTAACGTTTTAATTTCAGAGTGTAAGTAGTTTACTTTAATTCCCGCTTCTTTTAAATACGTCGTTAAATCTTCACTCATTTTTTTAGTCAACGTGGTAACTAACACACGTTCATTACGTTCTATGCGTTCATAAATTTCGCTGATTAAATCATCAATTTGATTTTCAGTTGGACGTAAATCAATCTTAGGATCTAATAATCCGGTTGGACGAATAATTTGTTGAACCATTTCATCTGTATGTTCTAACTCATATGGCCCTGGTGTTGCAGATACATAAACAAGTTGATTAGTTTTATCTTCAAACTCAGAAAATTGCAAGGGTCTGTTATCCAAAGCACTCGGTAGACGGAACCCATGATCGACAAGCACCTGCTTACGTGCACGGTCACCATTATACATACCCCTTATTTGTGGTAACGTCACATGTGATTCGTCGATCATCACTAACCAATCGTCTCCAAAATAATCTAAGAGTGTATACGGTGTAGAACCCATAGGTCTTAATGTTAAATGTACTGAATAATTTTCAATACCAGAACAAAAGCCCATCTCTCTCATCATTTCTAAGTCATAATTCGTACGTTGTTCTAAACGTTGTGCTTCTAGTAATTTATTCTCAGAGCGTAATTCAGTTAATCGCTCTTCTAATTCTGTTTCAATTCTTTGAATGGCTGATTTCATTTTTTCTTCGCGTGTTACGAAATGGGATGCTGGGAAGATAGCGAAGTGGTCACGTTCTCTTAATACTTCCCCTGTTAGATAATTCACTTCTCGTATGCGATCAATTTCATCACCAAAAAACTCTACCCTAATACACATTTCTTCACGAGAGGCTGGAAAGATTTCTACTACATCTCCTCTGACACGGAACGTCCCGCGTCTAAAATCAATATCGTTTCTTGTGTATTGAACATCTACAAGTTTTCTTAAAAGTTCACTTCTATCCATTTCCATACCTACTCGAACACTAACAACTAAATCCCGATATTCTTCGGGATTACCTAAACCATAGATGCAACTTACACTTGCGATAATAATAACATCATCCCGTTCAAAAAGTGCACTTGTAGCGGAGTGGCGTAATTGATCAATTTCATCGTTAATTGAAGCATCTTTTTCTATAAATGTATCTGTAGATGGTACATACGCTTCTGGTTGATAATAATCATAATAACTGACAAAGTATTCTACTCTATTTTCTGGAAAAAATTCTTTAAATTCACTATATAATTGTCCTGCTAATGTTTTATTATGAGCGATAATCAACGTAGGTTTGCCTACTTGCTGAATAACGTTACTCATTGTAAATGTTTTACCTGTACCCGTAGCCCCAAGTAATGTTTGGTGTCTTTTGCCTTCGTTTACACCCTTTACAATTTCTTTTATCGCTCCTGGTTGATCACCTTGTGGTTCAAAGTCAGATTGTAGTTTAAATGGATAGTGTTCCATAGTGACACACGCCTCCTATATTTTTTCTAGTTACTATGAACATACTTTATGTGCCTATTCCCTATGTTAAAAATTGTATGTTTAATATCTGCATATGCTTAATCTTGTTATATATTTTAACAGATTTCAAGTTATTAAAGCAAACATTTGTTCGCATAAATAACATAGTTTACTATAAAGAAAAAACAAACATAGTGACGTTACCATGTTTGCCTTAATTGCTTATGCCAATTTTAATTTTTTATTATTTAGGATATATTATTATAATGTTTTCACTTTACTATAGCAATTTAGTTGCTCAATACACATTGTTCAGTCATCTTCTTTTTTATGTAATTTTAATTGGTCAATAATAATGTAACCAGCTAATAATGAGACAACATCGATAAAAATGATCCATTCGTTATGAAAAAATCCCTTTTCTATTGAGGCGCCAACAATGACAAATGCCAAAATTGACCCTACCCACTTGCTTCTAGTTAATACGCTAAATAATACAACGAGAATGCATGGAAAAAATGCTGCAAGCATAAACCAAATCATTCACTTCACCCATTTCTATTGTTTAGAATGGCCATCGTCGTTTCTCGTAACTCTTTTCTTGGTATAAATTTCTCTGTTAACATTTCTGGAATAATATTATCGATAAAATCTTGTACTGAACTAAGATGATCGAATTGCATGATTGTCTCTAAAGACATTTCATATATTTCAAAAAATAACGGCTCTGGATTACGTTTTTGTATTTCTCCAAATGTTTCATATAATAAATCTATTTTATCAGCGACCGATAGTATCTGGCCTTCAAGTGAATCGTCTTTGCCTTCTTGGAGCCTTTTACGATAAATATCTTGATAAGGTTCTGGAATTTCTTCATTTATAAAGTGGTCTACCATTTCTTCTTCAACTTGTGAGAACAATTTTTTTAATTCCCCACTTGCATACTTCACTGGCGTTTTAATATCTCCAGTAAAAATTTCTGCAAAATCATGGTTCAAAGCTTTTTCATACAAACTTTTCCAATCAACTTCATTGCCATGGTATTCCTCTACCGTTCCCAAATATTGTGCAATTTTAGCAACTTTAAATGAATGCGCAGCGACATTATGTTCAAAGTATTTAAATTGTCCCGGTAATCTAATTAATTTTTCTAAATCAGATAAGCGTTTAAAATATTGATGTACTCCCATGACATCGCCTCCTAGTTTATTTAATGATTGATTATACTTGTTTTTATAATATCATTCAACAATCAAAATGTCTTATCAATATAACTGAAGATAGATAATTATTTTTATGATATAGATAATTTAATAAATCAATTACTTTTGTTGCCTAATAATATAACAACCACTCCTCTATATTATTGGAGTGGTTGTTATATTATTGAATGCTTATTGAATTAGAAATACACATTATGGCGAGACTTTTAGCGTCTTGTATTCTCACGTTACTGTATTCATTAATGATTGATTATAATCAATCATTAATGAATATAGTTATATTGATATGCATTATGAATTGTTCTATATGACTTTTGTCCTAGGCCTTGCCAATTCATTTCTGATACTAAAATAGAGCCGTCTGCATTTTTACGTTCTACAACACCTACATGACCATATTGGCCTGCATTACTTTGAATAATAGCTCCTACTTCCGGTGTATGATTTACGCGATAGCCGTTTTGACTTGCGGCAACAGCCCAATTATTTGCGTTGCCCCATAAATTCCCAACTGATTTACCTAGTTGTTGGCGACGATCAAACGCATAGAACGTACATTGTCCACGGTCATAATAATTACGCCCATTTGAAACTACTGGTACTTCATTATTTGGCTTTGTTGGTAAATAATCTGCGTGTGAAGTGACGCTTTGTTTCGTTACTTTTAAATCTGGGGTATGTGTCCATTCATTTTGTACTACCGGTATTGCGCGGTTTGAAGTCACAGATGTGTTTGAATTGGAGGATGAATTATCGACACGGCTACTACCACTTGTATCTTGAGTATATGTTTGATTTATTTCATTAAAATATGTTTGTTGTTGATTATTTAAATGTGCCGATCCTTTTTCTGACACTGCTAATAGTTCCCCTGGATATATCATTTCTCCTACGTTCGGATTTAGTTGATACAACTGCTCCATGGTGATATTGTACTTTAACGCTATACTTTGTATAGTATCCCCATATTTTACTTCTACTATATCGCTATCTGGTAAGATTAACTGCTCACCTACACTCACATCATATTTGTCTGATAATTGATTTAATGCTTTAATTTCACTCGTTGTTGTTGCGAAGGTTTGTGCTATATCAGATAAATTAGTATCCTCTTTTACTGTATGTACTTGATCGGCTGAAGCGATACTATTAATTCCCAAAAATAATGCTGTCGATGTTACAAAAAATGCTATTCCCTTCTTCATGATGTCTCAATCCTTTGCTGTTTTAATTTTATTCACCATTAATATAGCACAAAATATTATATCTTTTTCTTATGTTACCCGAATGTAATATAACCGTTATTTTATATGTTGGGATTTTTATTTTATAACGTCAACAAAACAACATAAACATTGATCTGACAATGTTTAAACTTATTATTTACCATTCCTCAGTTTAAGGCGTGTAATAAGAATATTTGAAAATTACATTTATTTATGTTCCTCTTTAATCAATAAAAAACTGAACACACATGTTTAAATGTATGCTCAGTTTTTGAGTTTTCTTTAATTTTCAGAGTGATCCATTTGGCTACGTAAATAAGATTCTATAAATGGTCCTATATCTCCATCCATAACAGCATCAACTTTCCCTGTTTCTTCATTTGTTCTATGATCTTTGACCATAGCATAAGGGTGAAAAACATATGATCTAATCTGGCTACCCCAACCAATTTCTTTTTGTTCACCACGAATTTCTGCCATTTCCTGCTCTTGTTCCTCAATTTTTAATTGGTACAATTTGGATTTCAATGTTTTCATAGCAGCTTCTCTATTTTTGATTTGAGACCGTTCATTTTGGTTATTGACTACTATACCAGAAGGGTGGTGAGTAATTCGAATTGCGGATTCTGTTTTGTTAATGTGTTGTCCACCTGCACCTGATGCTCTAAACGTATCAACGGTAATATCATCAGGGTTGATATCAATTTCAATTTCTGTATTATTAAATTCTGGTATAACATCACACGATGCAAATGATGTATGTCTTCTGCCAGACGAATCAAATGGTGATATACGTACTAGACGATGAACGCCTTTTTCTGCTTTTAAGTAACCATAAGCATTATGTCCTTTTATGACTAAAGTAACACTCTTAACACCCGCTTCATCTCCAGGCAAGTAATCGGCAATTTCTACCTTGAAACCTTTTTGTTCACAGTAACGTTGGTACATTCTTAATAACATGTTCGTCCAATCTTGAGACTCTGTACCGCCAGCGCCTGGGTGAAGTTCCATAATTGCACCATTTGCATCATAAGGCCCATCAAGTAATAGTTGTAATTCAAATTGATCTATACTTGTTTTGAACTCCATAACATTTTGCTCTAAATCATGTTTCATGAGCGCATCATCTTCTTCAAGCAATAGCTCTCTTGTAGTATCCATATCATCAATTTCAGATTCTAAACCACGGTATGCATTTACTATAGATTTTAATGCGTTATTTTTATCAATGACTGCTTGGGCCTCATTTTGGTCATCCCAAAAAGTAGGGTCAGTCATCTTTTCTTCATATTCTTGAATATTTGTCTCTTTTTCTTCTAAGTCAAAGAGACCCCCTAAGTTGTTCTAATTTTTCTTTATAGTTATCTATATTACGCTTAATTTCTGATAATTCCATTAGACATCTCTCCTGTTATTGTACGAATGATAAATTTATTAAACTCCAAAATCATTTTATTCAATATAACTATTCTACAAAAGTTTTATATTAATGCCAACTTTATTCGTCTCACAACATCTTTCAGTTAATATAAGATAAATTCACTTCAAGACAAATAAAACTGGAAGTTGATAGCATTACCATCAAGTCTCCCAGCTTTAAATAAGCATCACTTATACATTATGCACCGTGACAATTTTTGTATTTTTTTCCACTACCACATGGACAAGGGTCATTTCTACCTACATGTTCATCTTTAACAAAAGGCTCTGATTTTGTATCCTCTTTAGAATTATCACCATCTGCAGATACATGTTCCGCATTACCAAAATTTGTCGTTTTATCTCTTTCTAAATCATCTTCCACAGAAACGACTGATTTCAAGATAAACTTACTTACATCTTCTTCGATATTCTCCATCATCGTATCAAAAAGTTGATGCCCTTCATTTTGATAGTCACGCAGTGGATTTTGCTGACCGTATGAACGTAGGTGTATACCTTGACGCAACTGATCCATTGTATCAATGTGATCAGTCCAATGATTATCTATTGAACGCAGTAAAATCATACGCTCAAATTCATCAAACTGGCTACCAATTTTTTCTTTTTGATCTTTTAAGCCTACTTCAACTTTAGACCAAACCACATCAAAGATATCTTCTTTGTCTTTACCTTTAATTTCTTCTTCTTTTAAATCACCTTCGTTTAAGAACACGTCATCAACATAATTAATAAATGGTTCATAATCTGGCTCATCATCTTCATCATTCACATGATAGTGTACACTTCTTTCAAGCGTTGAACGGAGCATTGCATTGACCAATTCACCGCTTGCATCACTATCAATAATTCTATTACGCTCAGTATATATAATTTCACGTTGTTTACGTAATACATCATCATATTCTAGAACACGTTTACGTGCATCGAAGTTATTACCCTCAACACGTTTTTGCGCAGATTCAACGGCGCGGGACACCATTTTGGATTCTATCGGTGTAGAGTCATCCATACCTAAGCGGTTCATCATACTTTGTAAACGTTCAGAACCAAAGCGAACCATCAATTCATCTTGTAATGATAAATAGAAACGACTATCACCTCTATCACCTTGACGACCTGAACGACCACGTAATTGGTCATCAATACGACGAGACTCGTGGCGCTCTGTACCAATAACGGCTAGACCACCAATTTCTTCTACGCCAGCGCCAAGTTTAATATCAGTACCACGACCTGCCATGTTCGTAGCAATCGTAACTGCTCCACGTTCGCCAGCGCCAGCTACTATTTCCGCTTCACGTTCATGGTTTTTAGCATTTAACACATCATGACGCACACCATTTTTCTTCAATAAATTTGAAATATATTCGCTGGTTTCAACTGCCACTGTTCCTAATAATACTGGCTGACCTAACTTATGTTTCTCAATTACGTCTGCTACAACCGCATCAAATTTACCTTTTTGGCTAATATATATTAAATCAGGTTTATCAATACGTTGAACAGGTTTGTTTGTAGGTATTTGAGTTACAGTCATATTATATATATTTCTAAACTCTTCTTCTTCCGTCTTCGCTGTCCCTGTCATCCCTGATAATTTATTATACATTCTGAAATAGTTTTGGAATGTAATTGAGGCCATTGTTTTAGATTCATTTTGAATCTTCACACCTTCTTTAGCTTCAATAGCTTGGTGTAAGCCTTCAGAAAAACGACGACCAGGCATAGTACGTCCGGTAAATTGGTCTACAATTAACACTTCGCCGGCATTCACCATATAATCAACATCTTTTTGAAGCGTTACATGTGCACGCAAAGCTGTATTAATATGACTAATAATATCGACGTTTTTAACATCATATAAATTGTCAATTTTAAACATACGCTCTGCTTTATCCGTACCTTGTTCTGTTAATTGTACGGCTTTTGTTTTTTCATCAAAATTATAGTCGTCTTCGTTTTTTAACATTTTAGCAAAAACGTTTGCTTGAGTGTATAGGGAAGTTGATTTTTCTGCTTCACCTGAAATGATTAATGGGGTACGGGCTTCATCGATTAAAATAGAATCGACCTCATCAATAATAGCGTAATGAAGTGGTCTCATTACACGTTCTTCCGCATAGTTAACCATGTTATCACGTAAGTAATCAAAACCTAACTCATTGTTTGTACTATACGTAATATCACTTGCATATGCTTCTCTTTTTTCATCTGTACTCTTGCTGTTTAAGTTTAGTCCTACAGATAACCCAAGGAATTCATAAAGTTCTGCCATTTCTTCACTTTGACTACTTGCTAAGTACTCATTTACTGTGATTACATGGACACCACGTCCTGTTAATGCATTTAAATAAGTTGGCATCGTCGCAGTCAATGTTTTACCTTCACCTGTTCTCATTTCAGAGATATCACCATTATGAATTGCGATCCCCCCCATAACTTGTACTTTATAAGGGATCATATTAAATACACGTTTTGAACCTTCTCTCACTATAGCAAAGGCTTCTGGTAAAATATCATCAAGCATTTTATTTTGCTTTTTCACATCTTCTTCTTCACGTAATTTAGCTTGAAATGCTTTTGTTTTTTCTCTAATCTCTTCATCAGTTAATATCGACATATCCTCTTCTAACGCTAGGACTTTGTCGGCTAATTTACCAAGGCGCTTTATTTCTTTTTTATTGCCATCTGCAATTTTTGATAAAAAACCCATTCTGTTCGCTCCTTTAGCTTTATAACTCTTAGCTTACAACATCTTATGATACCATTTATAAGCTGAAATTTACATTTATTCACTTCACTCTTTAAACTCTCGTTTAGCTTGTTTAACTTGTAATTATCCTTCATTACTCATCAAGAATTTTCATATTTCTATATATTTTTATTATACACTTAAAATATACACATATTGTTGGTCAACTTTCAAATTATTACATACTAACATAGCAAAAAATGAGCGTCCATGATTTAACACAATCATGGACGCTACGGCTAATTATTATTTAGTATGATTTAACATAAATTATTCAGTTGTTTCGATTAAACCATATTTTCCATCTTTTCTTTTATACACAATACTAGTGCCGTCTGTTTCACGATCTGTGAAAATAAAGAAATCGTGTCCCAGCAAATCCATTTGTAGCACTGCTTCTTCTGAATCCATTGGTTTTAAACTGAAATTTTTTGCACGAATGATTTCAATATCATTGTCACTATCATCACTTTGAAGTTCAGCTGCTTCATTTTCTTCTGGTAATGATGCGAATACTTCTTGATCGCCACGATTACGTTTTTTACGATTGACACGCGTTTTGTATTTTCTTACTTGTCTTTCAAGTTTACCATTGATTAAATCAATGCCTGCGTATAAATCATCATGGCGTTCTTCAGCTCTTAAGGTAACATTTTTCAATGGAATAGTTACTTCAATTTTTGAAGCTGAATTTTGATAGGTTTTGACTTTAACGTGTGCAGTTGCATTTGGCACATCATTAAAGTAACGTTCTAATTTACCAATTTTCTCCTCAATATAGTTGCGAATCGCATCAGTAATAGTGAGGTTCTCCCCGTGAATTTCAAATCTGATCATAGTAATCGACTCCTTTAAAAACCTCTATATTGGTAATATTGCTTATCCTTATAATACCACTTTTCTACTATCGTGCAAACGTAAAGACATCGAATTTTCTGATTTTTCTCACAAAAAGACTTTTTGCTGCTTTATGAACCGTTATGCCTGTAGTGTATATATCATCTACAAGTAAAATGAATTTATTTTCTAAATCGATAGAACTGGTTAATTCAAATGGATGATCGACCTGTAACCGCATTTGCTTTCCCATTGTATACTGTCTTGGTCGTAATTGAGTGGATAGAAGTGTTTCATATTGAATTTGCTTGTAATCTAATACGGTAGTAACTGGGTTAAACGTACGTGCCTTATCCCTTTCTATTGGTGAAGGTATTGGCACAATATAATCATAATTTACTTTAGGTAACTCTATTTGTTCTGCTAGTATTTTACATAAAGCTACATCCTTCATAAACTTATATTTATGAATAGTTGATTTCATAATCCCCTTATATTGAAATTGACAATGCAGTCGATTCATTAATACATAATGCATAGATAAAAATAGACAGTCCCTACACTTTTCTTCGTTAATGTCTAATAACTTCAGACACCTTGGACAACGTTGGTACATAGTCATGCCCACTACTTTCCATTGTTCTATACAATGTGCACACCATGGAGATGGTTTTTTATAAAAATTTTGGGCATTGAGTGATTCGAATATATTTTCGTGGCATTGTATGCATTTAGTCATCTATCCACCCCTTGTATCGAGCTAAATCATTCATTTTTCTTATATTACGTCGGGCTTTAAGCATATTCAAAGTAATACCTTCATGAAAAAATAGTACAAGTCCCGATGGTGCTTGTGCTTTTCTTCCTACCCTACCAGCAATTTGAATTAAAGCACTACTGTCAAACGTATGACTATGCATGACAATGACATCCAAGTTTGCCATGGTAAAGCCTCTTTCTAAAATTGTAGTCGTAAAAATAATATGATATTTTCCATGTCTCAAATTTCGTATTTTTTCAAATCGCAAACTATCTTCGCTGTGTACATATGTGAGCGAAGCAATTTTCTTTTTATAATGTAGGTACATTTGTTTCATTAATTGAATATGATTGAAAAATACGAGGGTATATCGTTTTGATTGAATTTGATGCATAAATATATTTAACAGCATGTATTGTATTTTATAGGGCTGAATTTTGTAATATTTAAATTTAGGAAGAGGTAAAGCGTGTCTGTGGAATCGCGCGGGTAACGTGATAAGTGTATCATCAGGCATTTGTCGTAACAGTTTGCGGGGTGGTGTTGCTGTCATGTAAACATGACTATAACGCTTTTTTGAAGCTGCTGTTATAGCATGCATTAACGATGGATCCATAGAAAGCGGAAAAGCATCAACTTCATCTACTATGATGACATCAAAATGACGCTTAAATCGATATAATTGATGTATAGTGGCAATTATAAAATGTCCATTATACATTTGCCGTTGCCCTTGATAAAGTATATCTATATACTCTTCTTGAAAAGCCTCTTTCATGCGTGAACTCACTTCTAATACTACGTCTACACGAGGCGATACGATTGCAATATTATCACCTCGTTGTCTCGCAAATTTTATACCTTCAAATGTCATCTCTGTTTTACCTGCACCGGTTACTGCATATAATATTAATGAACGGTATCCTTGGATTGCATTGACAATTTTTGTGGAGGCGAATAATTGTTGCTCAGAGAGTTCAAACGATAAGTTATATTTTCCTCCAGAACTTTGTTGTCTTGATTCAGTAACATAAATGTCTCTGATATTATCCATTCTACCCAGGCTAATACAATTTCTGCAGTAAACAATGGTTTGACCTAATACTTTTGAAAAATATTCATAAAAATGCTTTGGCTCTGCAGT
It encodes the following:
- the uvrA gene encoding excinuclease ABC subunit UvrA; translation: MKQPSIVVKGARAHNLKDVDIEIPKDKLIVMTGLSGSGKSSLAFDTIYAEGQRRYVESLSAYARQFLGQMDKPDVDTIEGLSPAISIDQKTTSKNPRSTVATVTEIYDYIRLLYARVGKPFCPNHGIEIESQTVQQMVDRVMQLEERSKIQLLAPVVSHRKGSQEKLIDDISKKGYVRVRVDGEITDVNEVPELDKNKNHTIEVVIDRLVVKEGIEARLADSIETGLNLSEGSLIVDIIDGDELKFSENHACPICGFSIGELEPRMFSFNSPFGACPTCDGLGQKLKVDLDLIVPDKNKTLNEGAIVAWEPTSSDFYPTLLNRVCEVYKINMDKPFKTLTARQKDIILNGSNGKEIEFVFKQRNGTTRKRTMEFEGVINNINRRYHESPSELVREMMSKYMTELPCETCHGKRLSPEALSVYVAGKNIGEIVENSIKTALYHYRHIELSDQDQKIADQILKEIISRLEFLYNVGLEYLTLNRASGSLSGGEAQRIRLATQIGSRLSGVLYVLDEPSIGLHQRDNDRLIDTLKEMRDLGNTLIVVEHDDDTMRAADYLVDVGPGAGEHGGEIVASGTPKQVMNSKKSLTGQYLSGKKRIEVPEVRREITDRKISVKGARSNNLKEIDVDFPLSTMTVVTGVSGSGKSTLVNEVLYKSLAKEINKSKVKPGDCDDIQGIDQLERIIDIDQSPIGRTPRSNPATYTGVFDNIRDIFAQTNEAKVRGYSKGRFSFNVKGGRCEACKGDGIIKIEMHFLPDVYVPCEVCGGSRYNRETLEVTYKGKNISDILAMTAEEATFFFEKVPKIHRKLQTLVDVGLGYVTLGQPATTLSGGEAQRVKLASELHKRSTGRSIYILDEPTTGLHVDDISRLLKVLNKLVENGETVVIIEHNLDVIKMADYIIDLGPEGGDGGGTVVATGTPEDIAEVKESYTGQYLKAVLERDTVKR
- the uvrB gene encoding excinuclease ABC subunit UvrB, translating into MEHYPFKLQSDFEPQGDQPGAIKEIVKGVNEGKRHQTLLGATGTGKTFTMSNVIQQVGKPTLIIAHNKTLAGQLYSEFKEFFPENRVEYFVSYYDYYQPEAYVPSTDTFIEKDASINDEIDQLRHSATSALFERDDVIIIASVSCIYGLGNPEEYRDLVVSVRVGMEMDRSELLRKLVDVQYTRNDIDFRRGTFRVRGDVVEIFPASREEMCIRVEFFGDEIDRIREVNYLTGEVLRERDHFAIFPASHFVTREEKMKSAIQRIETELEERLTELRSENKLLEAQRLEQRTNYDLEMMREMGFCSGIENYSVHLTLRPMGSTPYTLLDYFGDDWLVMIDESHVTLPQIRGMYNGDRARKQVLVDHGFRLPSALDNRPLQFSEFEDKTNQLVYVSATPGPYELEHTDEMVQQIIRPTGLLDPKIDLRPTENQIDDLISEIYERIERNERVLVTTLTKKMSEDLTTYLKEAGIKVNYLHSEIKTLERIEIIRDLRMGTYDVIVGINLLREGIDIPEVSLVVILDADKEGFLRSERSLVQTIGRAARNSGGEVIMYGDKVTDSMRFAMDETERRRSIQQAYNEKHNITPTTINKKIHDVISATVDNDETNEQQQTEVPKKMTKKERQKTIANIEKEMKQAAKDLDFEKATELRDMLFELKAEG
- a CDS encoding CsbA family protein; the protein is MIWFMLAAFFPCILVVLFSVLTRSKWVGSILAFVIVGASIEKGFFHNEWIIFIDVVSLLAGYIIIDQLKLHKKEDD
- a CDS encoding YfbR-like 5'-deoxynucleotidase, which gives rise to MGVHQYFKRLSDLEKLIRLPGQFKYFEHNVAAHSFKVAKIAQYLGTVEEYHGNEVDWKSLYEKALNHDFAEIFTGDIKTPVKYASGELKKLFSQVEEEMVDHFINEEIPEPYQDIYRKRLQEGKDDSLEGQILSVADKIDLLYETFGEIQKRNPEPLFFEIYEMSLETIMQFDHLSSVQDFIDNIIPEMLTEKFIPRKELRETTMAILNNRNG
- a CDS encoding COG3942 and LysM peptidoglycan-binding domain-containing protein; translated protein: MKKGIAFFVTSTALFLGINSIASADQVHTVKEDTNLSDIAQTFATTTSEIKALNQLSDKYDVSVGEQLILPDSDIVEVKYGDTIQSIALKYNITMEQLYQLNPNVGEMIYPGELLAVSEKGSAHLNNQQQTYFNEINQTYTQDTSGSSRVDNSSSNSNTSVTSNRAIPVVQNEWTHTPDLKVTKQSVTSHADYLPTKPNNEVPVVSNGRNYYDRGQCTFYAFDRRQQLGKSVGNLWGNANNWAVAASQNGYRVNHTPEVGAIIQSNAGQYGHVGVVERKNADGSILVSEMNWQGLGQKSYRTIHNAYQYNYIH